In Methylomonas sp. ZR1, one DNA window encodes the following:
- a CDS encoding M48 family metallopeptidase, with amino-acid sequence MKKKSLLILCPLLLILTACSNPGSEPPVAGSVPAKKAPAKKSAANKAPATTAKKPVSSPDTATYPIESVSNNFKDEPNLPTFRAEPLMPPADIPPPAPASPALTAPAPAAVATATAPAPRFVIEDARIPSGTPPAVVALISESDRSRNSGDLDAAVVVMERALRIDSRNPTLTYKLAQLRIKQNKPQLAEELAGKAALLAGGDLDLKRKSWLLIAEARQMQQNVQGAREAKAKADSFFGR; translated from the coding sequence ATGAAAAAAAAATCTCTGTTAATTTTGTGCCCTCTGTTACTGATATTAACGGCGTGTAGTAATCCTGGCTCAGAACCACCGGTGGCCGGCAGCGTACCGGCCAAAAAAGCCCCGGCTAAAAAATCAGCGGCAAACAAAGCCCCCGCAACTACGGCTAAAAAACCGGTGTCTAGTCCCGATACCGCCACCTATCCTATCGAAAGTGTCAGCAATAACTTTAAAGATGAACCGAATCTGCCGACCTTTCGCGCCGAGCCGTTGATGCCGCCGGCCGATATTCCGCCGCCTGCGCCAGCCAGTCCGGCTCTGACTGCACCCGCTCCGGCGGCGGTGGCTACAGCAACTGCGCCGGCACCAAGGTTTGTTATAGAAGACGCGCGCATCCCCAGCGGCACGCCGCCGGCGGTGGTGGCTTTAATTAGCGAGTCAGACCGCAGCCGTAATAGTGGCGACCTGGATGCTGCAGTGGTCGTGATGGAACGGGCGCTACGCATCGATTCACGCAACCCCACGCTGACTTACAAGCTGGCGCAGCTCAGAATCAAACAAAATAAGCCGCAATTGGCCGAGGAATTGGCGGGCAAGGCTGCTTTACTGGCTGGCGGTGATCTGGATCTGAAACGCAAAAGCTGGTTGTTGATCGCCGAAGCCCGGCAAATGCAGCAAAATGTCCAAGGGGCAAGAGAAGCTAAAGCCAAGGCGGACAGCTTTTTCGGTCGCTAG
- a CDS encoding ATP-dependent DNA helicase: MAEKIAYAIESQQNLIAEAGTGTGKTFAYLIPAILSGKKVIVSTGTKNLQDQLFNKDLPVIRKALSRRPFKASLLKGRANYLCTYRLEQALNSAFGYSQEDAAALAQIKAWSKRTKAGDVSEVADVHDGDPVWFHATSTTDNCLGQNCPDYGDCFLTKARKQAQEAEIVVVNHHLLCADWSIRETGFGELLPDAEVVVIDEAHQLADTASNFLGVTISGKQLVDLADDSLAEYFTDAKDMPDLRTACEDLQHEVKDLRLAFGLELRRGDWQDIETNPKIAGALESLQKQLARLTDQLERASVRSKGLESCFDRAEALDAQLETLINDKDGQWIKWYETYSKSFTLSRTPLDIAKEFRGFMARHKATWIFTSATLSVANNFVHFSKNLGLSGALSQSWESPFDYPNQALFYHPKGLPQPSDPDFTDKIVEFALPVLEASRGRAFFLFTSHRALQRAAQLLEGKLDHPILVQGTKSKGVLLDHFKELGNAVLLATASFWEGVDVRGDALSCVIIDKLPFASPGDPVLKARMNAMEKQGRNPFFEHQLPSAIIMLRQGVGRLIRDVNDRGVLMVCDPRLLKRSYGQMFLDSVPAMKRSREIEDVRRFFALDESH, translated from the coding sequence ATGGCGGAAAAAATCGCCTACGCCATCGAGTCCCAGCAAAACCTGATTGCCGAGGCCGGCACCGGCACCGGCAAAACCTTTGCCTATCTGATTCCTGCGATCCTGTCCGGTAAAAAAGTCATCGTTTCCACCGGCACCAAAAATCTACAAGATCAATTGTTCAACAAGGATTTGCCGGTGATCCGCAAAGCCTTGAGCAGACGGCCGTTCAAAGCCAGTTTGCTGAAAGGCCGCGCCAATTATTTATGCACTTATCGGCTGGAACAGGCCTTGAATTCCGCGTTCGGTTACAGCCAGGAAGACGCGGCGGCACTGGCGCAGATCAAGGCTTGGTCGAAGCGCACCAAGGCCGGCGACGTCTCGGAAGTGGCTGACGTGCATGACGGCGATCCGGTCTGGTTTCACGCCACTTCCACCACCGACAATTGTTTGGGTCAAAACTGTCCTGACTATGGCGATTGCTTTCTAACCAAGGCCCGCAAGCAAGCGCAGGAAGCCGAGATCGTGGTGGTCAATCACCATTTGCTCTGCGCAGATTGGTCGATCCGTGAAACCGGCTTCGGTGAATTGCTGCCGGATGCCGAAGTCGTCGTTATCGACGAAGCCCATCAACTGGCCGACACCGCCTCCAATTTTTTGGGCGTGACGATTAGCGGCAAACAATTGGTCGATTTGGCCGATGACAGCTTGGCCGAGTATTTCACCGACGCCAAGGATATGCCGGACCTGCGCACCGCCTGCGAGGACCTGCAACACGAAGTCAAGGATTTACGCCTAGCGTTTGGCCTGGAATTGCGCCGCGGCGACTGGCAAGACATCGAAACCAACCCCAAAATCGCCGGCGCGTTGGAATCCTTGCAAAAGCAATTGGCCCGGCTAACCGATCAACTGGAGCGCGCCTCGGTGCGCAGCAAAGGCCTGGAATCCTGCTTTGACCGCGCCGAAGCGCTGGACGCGCAACTGGAAACGCTGATTAACGACAAGGACGGGCAGTGGATCAAATGGTACGAGACTTATAGCAAGTCTTTCACGCTCAGTCGCACGCCGCTGGATATTGCCAAGGAGTTTCGTGGTTTCATGGCCCGGCATAAAGCCACCTGGATTTTCACTTCCGCGACCTTGAGTGTGGCCAATAACTTCGTGCATTTTTCCAAGAATCTTGGGTTGAGCGGCGCGCTCAGCCAGAGTTGGGAGAGTCCGTTCGATTATCCGAACCAGGCCTTGTTTTACCATCCTAAAGGCCTGCCGCAGCCCAGTGATCCTGACTTTACCGACAAAATTGTCGAGTTTGCCTTGCCGGTTTTAGAAGCCAGCCGGGGTCGGGCGTTTTTCCTGTTTACCAGCCACCGCGCCTTGCAACGCGCCGCGCAATTGTTGGAAGGCAAGCTCGACCATCCCATCCTGGTACAAGGGACAAAATCTAAAGGCGTATTGCTGGATCATTTCAAGGAACTGGGCAACGCGGTATTGTTAGCAACTGCCAGTTTCTGGGAAGGCGTGGACGTGCGCGGCGATGCTTTATCTTGCGTGATTATCGACAAACTGCCGTTTGCATCGCCGGGCGATCCGGTATTGAAAGCGCGGATGAATGCAATGGAAAAGCAGGGCCGCAACCCGTTTTTTGAGCATCAACTGCCCAGCGCCATCATCATGTTGCGCCAGGGTGTGGGCCGCTTGATTCGGGATGTCAATGACCGCGGCGTGCTGATGGTCTGCGACCCCAGATTATTAAAGCGCTCCTACGGCCAGATGTTTCTGGATAGCGTGCCGGCGATGAAGCGCAGCCGTGAGATCGAGGATGTGCGGCGGTTTTTTGCGTTGGATGAATCACATTGA
- the tsaB gene encoding tRNA (adenosine(37)-N6)-threonylcarbamoyltransferase complex dimerization subunit type 1 TsaB → MKLLAVETSTDACSAALFINGEIAEKFAVAPREHTKLILPMIDELMADAQLKPQQLDAIGLSRGPGSFTGVRIAGGVVQGIAYGADLPVVPVSTLAAIAQDFFNRRSDAQLSFTAMDARMDEIFWGVYQRNELGLADLIGAEAVTPAGEAIFPDCRGFGVGSGWGVYAEQLGQRLAERVLGVEVDVWPRAGCVAQLGAYGFACGLAVPVEQAMPVYLRDKVAKKQSER, encoded by the coding sequence TTGAAATTATTGGCAGTAGAAACGTCCACCGACGCCTGTTCGGCGGCCTTGTTTATCAATGGCGAGATTGCCGAAAAGTTTGCCGTCGCCCCGCGCGAACATACCAAATTGATTTTACCGATGATCGACGAATTGATGGCCGATGCTCAGCTCAAACCGCAACAACTGGACGCTATCGGTTTAAGTCGCGGGCCCGGTTCATTTACCGGTGTCAGAATTGCCGGCGGCGTGGTGCAAGGCATTGCTTATGGTGCCGACTTGCCGGTGGTGCCGGTTTCGACGTTGGCGGCCATCGCCCAAGATTTTTTTAACCGGCGGTCCGATGCCCAGCTGAGTTTTACCGCAATGGACGCCAGGATGGACGAGATTTTTTGGGGCGTGTATCAACGCAATGAATTGGGCCTGGCGGACTTGATCGGCGCGGAAGCCGTCACGCCAGCCGGCGAAGCGATATTTCCGGATTGCCGTGGCTTTGGCGTCGGCTCCGGCTGGGGCGTTTATGCGGAGCAGTTGGGCCAGCGTTTAGCAGAGCGTGTGCTGGGCGTTGAGGTGGATGTCTGGCCGCGCGCCGGCTGTGTCGCGCAATTGGGCGCTTACGGTTTTGCTTGCGGTTTGGCGGTGCCTGTCGAGCAAGCCATGCCGGTTTATTTGCGCGATAAAGTCGCCAAAAAACAATCGGAAAGATGA
- a CDS encoding L-threonylcarbamoyladenylate synthase gives MAQYFEIHPKNPQPRLIQQAVNILRNGGVIVYPTDASYALGCQIGDKAAMDQIRSLRRLDDNHNFTLLCTDLSQVSNFTKMGNEAHRLIKKLTPGPFTFLLDATREVPRRLQHPKKKTIGVRITDHPVAQALVEQLGEPLLTSTLMMPGDEEPLADPYEIRKRLEKELALVIDVGVIEYQPTTVIACGDKSIDIVRQGIGIAPMLE, from the coding sequence ATGGCGCAATATTTCGAAATTCATCCGAAGAACCCGCAGCCGCGCTTGATTCAACAAGCAGTCAATATCTTGCGCAACGGCGGAGTCATCGTCTATCCCACTGACGCATCCTACGCGCTGGGTTGCCAGATCGGCGATAAGGCGGCCATGGATCAAATTCGCAGCCTCCGCCGGCTGGACGATAATCATAACTTCACACTGTTGTGTACCGACCTATCGCAGGTTTCTAACTTTACCAAAATGGGTAACGAGGCCCACCGCTTGATCAAAAAACTGACGCCAGGCCCGTTTACGTTTTTACTGGATGCCACACGCGAAGTGCCGCGCCGGTTGCAGCACCCCAAAAAGAAAACCATAGGCGTCAGAATCACCGACCATCCGGTAGCTCAAGCCTTGGTCGAGCAGCTCGGCGAACCCTTGTTGACCTCCACGTTGATGATGCCCGGCGATGAGGAGCCTTTGGCCGATCCTTACGAAATCCGAAAGCGGCTGGAAAAAGAGTTAGCCCTGGTCATAGATGTGGGCGTGATCGAATATCAACCCACTACCGTCATCGCTTGCGGCGACAAGTCCATTGACATTGTTCGGCAAGGTATCGGTATTGCGCCGATGTTGGAGTAA